GCCCGGGGGGCGCAAGCACGTCCGGTTCGGCTGTGACTCGACAGCGTCGGCTCCAGTGGCGCAGGTCGTCGGCCATGTCCTTTGCTGTCGAATAGCGCTCCGAAGCCCGCTTGGAAAGTGCTTTGAGACACACGCGCTCCAGTTCCTGTGGAATGGTGTCGTCGTATTGCCGCGGCGGACGTGGCTCAAAGGTCGTAATCAGCTCTAACAGCTCCTCTTGTCGGTTGGCCTTGAACGGTCGCTGCCCGACGAGGAGTTCGTAGAAAACCACACCCAGACTGAAGATATCCGAGCGCCCATCAACCCGGTGGCCTTCGCCTCGCGCTTGTTCTGGCGACATGTAAGCCGGCGTCCCGGCGAACCTCGGCCCGGTGCCTACATCCTGTTCGCGCAGCGCCAGGCCGAAATCGGCCACGAAAGGCTGGCCGAGGTTATCGAGAAGGATATTACCCGGCTTGATGTCCCGGTGCACCAACCCTTGTTTGTGGGCGTAGTGTAGGGCCTCGGCCACGGTCGCGACCAGTTCCGCGGCTTCGTGCGTCGCGAGGCGGACGCGCAACAACCGTTCGGCGAGGTCCGTCCCATCGATATATTTGGAGACGACGAAACACGGGAACTGATCGGTGGTCCCAACGTCAAAAACGGGCACAATTTGCGGGTGGCTAAGACCGGCGACCGTGCGCGCTTCGATCAAGTAGGCCTCCGCTTGGTCGGGACGCGCTATCAGACGCGCGTGGGGCACTTTAATGGCGACCGGGCGATGCAACTGATCGTCGTGAGCGAGGTAGACTAGCCCGAAGCCGCCCCGACCTAGTACTTTTTCGACTCGGTAGCGCCCGATCAATCCGGGAATCGCGGAGGGCGACGCGCCGGAGGGAGGCACGATCGGCGGATGCAATTGCTCGGCGGTCAGGTCGGGGTCTGACATGTCGGGTTACTCGGAACGACCGGACGAACGTAACGGAAAGCACATCGTACCCGGATCGTAGGGGTGGATCTAGAGTTGGGTGTGTCACACGTAAAGTGCGACGATCTGCTGGGCGCATCGGCGATTATTCTCTCAGAAAACGAGTCCGCCCGGTCGTCAGACTACGTCAGAGAACTACCTAAAAGTCGTGTAAAACAGGTGTAAAAATTCGATAGCGTGAAGGCGGAACTGACACTTTGAATCGTTGTAACTCTTGTCACGAATCGAGTTAGGGACATACGGTTTCGGATTGCACTCTTAGCCTGTCGATCCGGCGATTGCAGATCGGGCCCCAACGTGCTCGTCAGAAACAAAGGCCCTATGATGAATCGGATCGGTGAAGGATCACGGCCTCACCGTGACGCGGATGCTCTCACGCTTCCCGCGGCGAGGTGACAAAATGCCTGGAGTAAATTCATTTTGTTCATGATCATTTCAAGCTGATAGCCCTACTCCCCCACTTGCTTTCCGCAGCTTTACGGCGTTTGCGCGATCGGCAAACGAGGTCACCGGCAGGCGTAGTCCGGCGGCACTTGTTCTCACCATTTTCTCACTAGTTTCACCCGATCTCTCTTTTTAACATTCCTATTTGACTCTGATCGTGTGTAGACGCACGAATTTCGCCACAGCATCTTATGAGTACCGGAAGCGAACTCCCGATCGCCCTGCGCGCCGCGTACCTGGCCCTCCACCGCCAGTCGGAGGCGCAGTTCGCGTCCCACGGTGTCACCGCGGACCAGTTCGTCCTCCTCGCGACCCTCGTCCGGGGCGGGCACGCCCTGACCCAGCGGGAACTGGCTCGGCGCATGTCGTCCGACCCCAGTACCGTGCGGGCGATGCTCGCGCTACTGGAACCGCGCGGGTTCGTCGAACGAAGTACCCACCCGACCGACGCCCGAGCGCGGACGGTCGCTCTCACGGCGGCGGGGGAGCGAATGTTCCGGCAGCTCTGGACGGCGGGCGAACCGATCCGGGCACTGATGCTCGACGCGCTCGAACCCGGCGAGGCGGAAATACTCGTCCGGCTCCTCGCGCGCGTCGCCGGGGCACTGAACCCGGAACTCGCGCCGGTCCGCGAATCCAGTCCCTCTCACTCTCCGGAGGATGAAGTATGAGCGCGCGCTTGGTGGCCCTGGTCACGTGGGCCATGTTGATGTGCCCGGTAATGGTGCAGGCCCAGCCGCCCGGCGGGGGGAAGGATGACAAGGCGGAACAGTTCCCCGCACCGCCGAACGAGTACGACAAGAAGCGGGACGGTATCGACCGGGGCAAACTGGAAACGGTCGAGTACGACTCCGCGACGGTCGGGGGGGCGCGCAAGGCCCGGGTCTACACCCCGCCCGGCTACACCAAGGACAAGAAGTACCCGGTCCTGTACCTGCTCCACGGGATCGGGGGCGACGAGAACGAGTGGGCACGCGGCGGAACGCCCGACGTGATCCTCGACAACCTGTACGCCGACAAGAGGGCGGTGCCGATGGTCGTCGTTCTGCCCAACGGCCGGGCATCAAAAGACGTGACGGCCCGTGACCCGATCCCCAAACAGTCACCGGCGTTTGCTGCGTTCGAGAAGGATTTGCTCACCGACCTGATCCCGTTCATCGAGAAGACCTACTCGGTGAGGGCCGACCGCGAGTCGCGCGCGCTCGCCGGGCTGTCGATGGGCGGCGGGCAGTCGCTCAACTTCGGGCTGGGCAACCTGGACACGTTCGCCTGGGTCGGCGGGTTCTCCTCGGCCCCGAACACCAAGCGCCCGGACGACCTCATCAAGGATCACGCGGAGGCGGCCAAGAAGCTGCGGCTCCTGTACGTCGCGTGCGGGGACAAGGACGGGCTGTTCCGGATCAGTGAGGGCGTTCACAAGGTACTCGACGAGAAGAAGGTGCCGCACGCCTACCGGGTCATCCCCGGGGGCCAGCACGACTTCAAGGTGTGGAAGAGCGACCTGTACCATTTCGCCCAACTGATCTTCCGCGAAACCGGGCAGGAGAAGCCCGCGCCAGAGAAGAAGGTCGATGACTCGAAGCCAGTGCCGGTGGAGGACTTCAAGCCGGCACCTTCCAACCAGGGCGGCAAGCAATACCCGCAGGTGAATTCCGAGGGCCGCGCGCGGTTCCGCGTCGTCGCGCCCGACGCCAAGAGCGTGCGGGTGCCCGAGTGGGGCGGGATCACGCTGACGAAGGGCGAGGACGGCGCCTGGGTCGGCACCACGCGCCCCCTGGATGAGGGGTTCCACTACTACCGGATCAACATCGACGGGGCCGACGTCCCGGACCCCGGCAGCAAGTTCTTCTACGGCGCCAGCCGCTGGGGCAGCGCCGTCGAGATCCCCGCCCGTGACGGGGACTTCTACGCCCTCAAGAACGTGCCGCACGGTCAGTTGCGCGAGAACCTGTACTTCTCCAAGGGCACCAACACCACGCGCCGCTGTTTCGTCTACACGCCCCCCGATTACGACAAGGACACCCGTAAACGCTACCCCGTGCTGTACCTCCAACACGGTGCCGGCGAGGACGAGACCGGGTGGGGGAGCCAGGGCCGTGCGGGCCTGATCCTGGACAACCTGATCGCCGCGGGCAAGGCCAAGCCGTTCATCGTCGTGATGGACAACGGCGGCGGCATCGGCCCGCGGCCCGGCGGCCCCCCCGCGAAGGTCGTGCCCGGTGATCCCCCGCCCCGACCGAAGTTCGACTTCTCCTCCTTCGCGAAGATCGTGACCGAGGAGTTGATCCCCTACATCGACTCCAACTACCGCACCTTGGCCGACCAGCCGAACCGCGCGATGGCGGGGCTGTCGATGGGCGCGATGCAGACGAAGCAGATCACCCTGACCAATCTCGACAAGTTCTCGCACATCGGGTTGTTCAGCGGCGGCAGCATCGCAGCCACGGACCCCGCGCTGGCCGACCCGGACGCCTTTAAGAAGAAGGTCAAAATCCTGTTCGTTAGTTACGGCAGCAAAGAGACCGGCGGTGCCGCCACCGCCAAAGCCAATCGTGAAGCGCTCGAGAAACTGGGCGTCAAGAGCGTCTACTACGAGTCCCCGGAGACGGCCCACGAGTGGCAGAGCTGGCGGCGGAGCCTGTACCAGTTCGCGCCCCTGTTGTTCCAACAGGACAAGTGACTCGGCCGGGCAGCCGGGAGTGTGGTGCCCGGCCGACCAACACTACCGCCGGGACCGATGCGAACCCGAGAGATGGTCCTTAAATAGCTCCCACGAAAGGCGAACGTGGCAATGGACTTGTGGCACCCACGGGCTCAGTAAACGAGTAAACGTCCCTCGGCTATTCGCCCCGGCACCTGCCGTGCGGGTGCCGGCCTCACAGACCCACCACAATTCCGAGAAGCGCGATCGGTGTCCGCTGCTCGGGTAGGTGTTTTCCGTCAACGTACCCGGAACATCCATCCGCGAATCGCGGGGGTGCGGGTACAACGAAGAATCGCACATTCCGCGCGCCTCACGTCCGGCCCCGTGGCAGGTAAAGTGGAGTCTCCCCATTACCGAGGTGCCACCGTGACCCGGCCGACCTTTCCCCAAATCGTCCGCGCCCTGCGCCAGTCGGCCCGTCCGAAACCCGGCGGGTCCGAGAGTGATCAGGAACGGCTCACCCGGTTCGTGCGGTACGGCGACGGTACGGCCTTCCGCGCGCTGGTCTCGTGACACGGCGACACCGTGCTGAGCTCCCTGCCACCAAGTGCTCGCCGACCCGGTCGACGTGGACGACGCTTTCCAGGCGACGTTCCTGGTTCTGCTGAAGAAGGCGAAGTCCGTGGACGGGTCTAGCCCGCTTTCCCGGCCGCCCCCGAGCACACTGTCGCACGGCACGGTGACACGCTCGAGCTCGGTGATCTCAAGCTCGGCTCCGAAAAGTAGGCCGTACCGTCGACTGGGTCCGGACGGTCGAATCGCTCACCGCCCGGCCCCAGCCACCTCGGGAGCACAGCAACGCCAATTACCAGTCAGATGTACTGTCTATCAGCGGCCTGAAACACTGCCGCGCCGCCGTCGTTAGCTTTCCAAAGGGCGGTCCGCGCCCCCCGAGCCGGGCAAAGGAGCACAAGAATGGCGCAAAGCGATGCGAAGCGAGCGCGGCCAACCCGGTGGCGCGCGCCTGCAATCTTGCTGCTGGTTCTCGCCGGGTCCGTTTTGTTCTGGCGGGCCGCCGAACGGGAACACTCCCGCGCGGAGGGGGAGCGCCCGCCGACGAGGGGCAGCGAGGACGTTCCCCCGCTGCCCCCCGGTCCACCGGCCATTGCCGAGAACTCCCAGCCAACGCCCCCCGACCTTGAGGCGCTCCAGAAGGTCGAGCAACAAGCGATCGCGACGGCGCGCAAAGTAGGACCGGCCGTGGTTACGGTACTGAGCCCGGCGGGGGCCGAGCGCCGGCGCCAGGGGCGGTACTGGAAGTCCGGGTCCGGTGTCCTCATCTCCCCGGACGGGCTGGTACTGTCCCAGCTCCACGTCAGTCACCTCGGGCCGGACGGCGACGATTTCTCGATCACCCACCGGCCCGGCGAGCGGACGGTCGTGTTCCTCGCGGACGGCCGGGAGCGTGAGGCGGAACTGCTCGGCGCGAATCGGACCTACGACCTGTCGCTGTTGCGGCTCGTCGACCCGGGGCCGTACCCGTTCGTGCCACTCGACCCGGAGAGGCGGGTCCGAACGGGGGATTGGGTGCTGAAACTTGGGTACCCGCTCCGGGCGGACCCCGAGCGCCTGGCCCCTGTCCGCCTCGGGCGCGTGCTCGGCGGCGTCCCGGAGGCGTTCGTCACCGATTGCCGGATGACCGGGGGCGACTCCGGTGGGCCGTTCTTCGACCTCTCGGGGCAACTGGTCGGGATCATCAACTGTGGCGACGCGGGCATTTACGCGCACTTTATGGGCGGGTGGCCGGAGCCGTTCGACCTCGACCCGTTCTCGGTCGTCTCCGCCCCGCGCATCGCCACACTACTGGGTGCCCTTCGCAAGGGCGACATCTCGCCCGTCGGTCGCCGCTCCCACATCGCGAGTTTGCAAGTGGCGGAACGGTTACCGCCGGAAGAATGGGCACAAGGAGCGCGCATCAAGGGGACGGCGACCCCACTCACCGCGCCGCTGCGCGACAGTGTGGTGCAGATTTTGAACGGTGGGGTGCCCGTCGCCCTCGGCACAGTGGTCGAGGGCGACGGGTGGGTCGTCACCCGCGCCACGGCGCTGCCCCAGAAGCCCCGGTGCCGGCTCCCGGACGGCACGGAGGTGGAAA
This region of Gemmata massiliana genomic DNA includes:
- a CDS encoding alpha/beta hydrolase, whose translation is MSARLVALVTWAMLMCPVMVQAQPPGGGKDDKAEQFPAPPNEYDKKRDGIDRGKLETVEYDSATVGGARKARVYTPPGYTKDKKYPVLYLLHGIGGDENEWARGGTPDVILDNLYADKRAVPMVVVLPNGRASKDVTARDPIPKQSPAFAAFEKDLLTDLIPFIEKTYSVRADRESRALAGLSMGGGQSLNFGLGNLDTFAWVGGFSSAPNTKRPDDLIKDHAEAAKKLRLLYVACGDKDGLFRISEGVHKVLDEKKVPHAYRVIPGGQHDFKVWKSDLYHFAQLIFRETGQEKPAPEKKVDDSKPVPVEDFKPAPSNQGGKQYPQVNSEGRARFRVVAPDAKSVRVPEWGGITLTKGEDGAWVGTTRPLDEGFHYYRINIDGADVPDPGSKFFYGASRWGSAVEIPARDGDFYALKNVPHGQLRENLYFSKGTNTTRRCFVYTPPDYDKDTRKRYPVLYLQHGAGEDETGWGSQGRAGLILDNLIAAGKAKPFIVVMDNGGGIGPRPGGPPAKVVPGDPPPRPKFDFSSFAKIVTEELIPYIDSNYRTLADQPNRAMAGLSMGAMQTKQITLTNLDKFSHIGLFSGGSIAATDPALADPDAFKKKVKILFVSYGSKETGGAATAKANREALEKLGVKSVYYESPETAHEWQSWRRSLYQFAPLLFQQDK
- a CDS encoding trypsin-like peptidase domain-containing protein, producing the protein MAQSDAKRARPTRWRAPAILLLVLAGSVLFWRAAEREHSRAEGERPPTRGSEDVPPLPPGPPAIAENSQPTPPDLEALQKVEQQAIATARKVGPAVVTVLSPAGAERRRQGRYWKSGSGVLISPDGLVLSQLHVSHLGPDGDDFSITHRPGERTVVFLADGREREAELLGANRTYDLSLLRLVDPGPYPFVPLDPERRVRTGDWVLKLGYPLRADPERLAPVRLGRVLGGVPEAFVTDCRMTGGDSGGPFFDLSGQLVGIINCGDAGIYAHFMGGWPEPFDLDPFSVVSAPRIATLLGALRKGDISPVGRRSHIASLQVAERLPPEEWAQGARIKGTATPLTAPLRDSVVQILNGGVPVALGTVVEGDGWVVTRATALPQKPRCRLPDGTEVETDVIGVDKACDLAVLKVRAPDLRPVRWADRFDQPAGTVVAVVGPGGAPITVGAVSVARREVRNPVAPAHDLPLRIEAGPLSFLGTPAAGGLVVDRAWDLARSAGLRPKDRVVSVGGVAVRAPENLAGCVATRLSGDLVSVEIVRDGKRLTLSLPLLPKRETNGESRRIDDLPVLVEYAPAGEPADCGGPLLDLNGRVLGVTVRHISYGGAAIPGDRVKSLVSDAQSGRLTGWGR
- a CDS encoding MarR family winged helix-turn-helix transcriptional regulator, yielding MSTGSELPIALRAAYLALHRQSEAQFASHGVTADQFVLLATLVRGGHALTQRELARRMSSDPSTVRAMLALLEPRGFVERSTHPTDARARTVALTAAGERMFRQLWTAGEPIRALMLDALEPGEAEILVRLLARVAGALNPELAPVRESSPSHSPEDEV